The DNA region CTAGTGTGTGTTACACTGGAAGAGCCAGTAAGTGCCGttttattgtctaaaaacaTGACAGTGTTTAGTCTAAAATAAGCTAAAAGCTTTGGGAAGTCAATCAGTCACCTAAGTTACTGTCATTCCCAAttgctacactgcaaaaacacaaaatcttaccaagtgatTTTGGTCtagcttctagtgcaaacatcttagtacactttaaataaaacaaactaacttaaaagaaacttttaagcaagatgtAGAGGCACgttttaagaaaacaattccttaatactgatgaaaagttacattggcagattattaaacttataacatggggaaaaagtcatgttgtaagtgaaacaatctgccaatgtaaatagtactttttcacagttattaagaaatttgacttgaaacaagctcctatttcttggtgaaaagttacttatcagttgattttgtcttattttaagtgtgaaAGAACctaaactaaaaatacttggtaagattttgtgtttttgcaggatGTAAGCTATCACTTTGAGCAACACAGAGTGGAAATTTTGGCTGTAAATCTGGAATTTCCAGTTTGGTGACCCTTTGGGTCAACCGAGCATCAGAGGAAAAgcaatttttcaaattaaaaaaattagataaAACCACCAATTAGATGCAGATGAAAAAAAGTGCAGTTTTCCAAACCCACTGATTTAATTCATCTGTTTCTCTGCAGCGTTCCCGTCTCTGCCAGACTTTGTGGGCTTCAACATCCAGGGCTGCATTGAAAACACCACCGGCTGTGACGCAACCACCCCTGACACCATGCTGGGTGTCGCCTACAACACCAAGATCACCTGCTGCTCCACGGAGAGCTGCAACCCCATCACACTCAGCGCCGCTCCGTCCAACAAGATGACCTTCAGCGTCGCCGTCGGTGCAGCCGTCCTGGCCTCCGCACTGGGAagcattttgtaatttaatacgAAAGCTGATCTACGTGTTTGTACACAACAGGTGCATCTGagtaaaatcaataattaaatcAATGCAATACTAACTTGCTCAGAGCCAGAGCTACTCAAATCATGGTTTAGTTGTTTGCAGATGTTTAAATCAGGGAAGTTGATCAATGGGATGTTTCAGAGAAACATTGAGGTTGTTAATCTTCCTtgatgatgttttgtttattttgtttgtgcattttttaatcaaaatttatttttccctgtaagtttttttccataataaaCTAAGCTACCTCTATCTATGAAAGCAATTTCTGCAACTGTCTCTTTGGTGTCTGGGTCTACATTTATGAtcacattaaagtttatttacctttttaacCCCTCAGCAAGTATCGCAAAAAACAGCACTCcaagtaaaatgaatatttctttgaagtgataaactaattttaaaaaaatagtcggtaaatatttgcattttttgtgaAGCTTTTTGTCATAGAAATTCTTGCATCATCTAAGGCTATGACTGTGAACTGTGTtggtttgcaaaaaaaatggatgaaaagtAAATTCAGGTCAAATTATTAAAGACAAGAAGtagaaagaaacatttagatGTTAGGATATTAGGATAAACATAATGCAAAATGCTCAGTTCCTATTTCAGGCCATTTTTAACacatatttaaagacattttactgAACGTAAATAAAGAGTCGGATGCACATGGACCAATAGTGATGTTTCTTAGGTTAATTGCCCGTTTCAAACCTCCCAATAATCAGTGTGATGGACAGAACAGTAAAATGACAGTCAGGTTAAATCCCAAcgatattttttaatgtaaccCAAAAGATAAACTTGGATAAATCATATTAAATAACAATATTGGTAACTGAAATTTACTAAATAAACTGGCAACATAAACTCTGATGTaagtcagaaaacaaaagattaaatCAAGTCAAACACGCGTAACAGTGTATgctacatacagtatgtgcatTTATTTGACAATAAAGGGTTGTATGATTGTATGAATAAATTAATCCTGAACCAAAACCAGTTCTGTTACTCtgtaaaagaaatcaaatatttaataaaacaaaatataagttTAGCACATATAAGTTTAAGTTAATAGcactatgtatgtatgtatgtatgtatgtacacgcatacatacatacatacacacacacacacacgcacacccccacacacacacacacacacacacacatacagtgcTGTTCATGTTGACTgtagaaaacctgaaaaatacaacaatgTTAAATAATTGGATATATGAAACCTAAGGGGggcattatttataaaattagaTAAAATTAGAACTTAGGGATCTTACAGAAGTTCAAAAGTTTTAGAGGTGTTAGTCTTCTATATTATGAGCCATATAGTTGTTAAATAAATGTGGGCTGAGGATGTATCCTTGAGGAACCCCAGATGTAATTTCTGGCTGCTCAGAATGAGTCGTCAATTTACAAATGTGGGAAAAGTTAAGTTGTCTGAATTTTTTCTGGTAAACATTTCTCTTAAAAACTTGATGAATTGTTTTTCACTCGTGTTTTTACATTACATTGGGGTTTTATTTCAGTGGAGTCCCTGGTCTGCAACAAATGCCCCCCTGGCATATTCGGCATCTGCTGGCATGTCAACGAGACCTGCCCAACCAATGCTAGTGTCTGTTACCAATGCTAGTGACAGACTAGGTAAGAACTAGTTCTCGCCTCAATTTGAAAAGAACTTGTGCAGCTCTGGGATGTGAATCactttgataataataattttcattgATCAACACATTGTTCACAGGAAACCTATGATATGTTAAATCTAATGCAAATAGGAAAGACTTGGTATACCCAAATGTTGTGGTCTAAGTTTGGAAAAAGGACAGAGTATGGTAAAGTTGTATTTGTAGAGTTTTTCCCTCTCCTGTATTCTTTAAGTTGTAAATATCCcatcaatgtgtttttctatttgtccCTACATTGTTTCATAATCTCTCCTTTAGTACATTTGGTCATGATGTAGGTTGGTTGATGAAGGACCAAAATGTAGAGAAGCAGAGGCAGATAAAAGTTtaatgaaagtaatgaacaagGGAAAAAATTGCAGGGaacacagggagccagagcagaacaaaaacagaaactaggAATAAACTGTATGTATTGCCAGGGAAGTAAACAGGATATAACAGGAAGAATCAGCACTCAAATTGAGTTAGATATGTACTGCGGAGGTTGGTTATTGAACAAGAAACAGAATGGCTGATTGGAAGCAGGTTACAGGTGTGAGGgcagagaaagacagaaagtgGCACAGGAGCGAGGGAGAGTAAACAAACTGGATAACTGTGAAAACGAATCTAACACTAACAAATAACTAGAcatgaaaaacataataaagctGAAGTAAAGAACTGAACTTGgttaaaagagaaacaaaactgataTACACTGAGGACTAAGAAATTAATCTAACACGGAAGAATCTACAGCTagaaaattaagagaccactttaaaacatcagttctctgattttacttttgattggtatatttttgagtaaaatgaacattgttattttattctatgaactactgacaacatgtctccaaaattccaagcaaaaatttagtatttattagcagaaaatgaaaaaatggtcaaaataacaaaaagataCAGTGCTTTCAGATTTCagataatgcaaagaaaacaagttcatattaatttagaaacaacaatactaatgttttaactcaggaagagttcagaagtcaacatttggtggaataaccaggaggttttcaatgcgGTTCAGTGCAGTTGGCTCTTAGTTTTTTACAGATCTGTATGTTCACAGCATCCTCCAGAGTATAGGTTTAAGGTAAAGATATAAAGAAGTAAAGTTGAAGCAATGTTAGACAAATTTTGCTGCAGGTCGACAGAACCGATCCAGTTCACTGGGAAGTGGCGCAAGATCCGGACAATAGTAAGGTCTCTTCATTCTTTGGACAAAGCAGTGCTCTGGTCTAAAATCAGCTGTTCTCCAGGtctattgaattaaaataacatcaatgtttttatttattaatgattttaataattttttttcctttgttcgGTAGAATTGCTGAGAATTGTTTTTGTCCCTTtgacatttcattaaaacattagGAAATAAAATCTCACAAGGaccagtaataataataatatctaaatcatagttttgaaaaatattccaaTGTTTTCTTTAAGTAAACATTTCTCAGTATTGTATTAGCTGGTTTTCCATTAAGTGTTTTAAAACACATCGTTCATCAAAGTTGCCCTTGTCTCTACATTTCCTactataaataaatcataaatctaGAAACAGCTGAGAATTAGTCAGAGTGAAGgaacaaaaagttttttgtagTTGAAGTTCAACAGGTTCTGCGACTTTGACTCAGCTGCAGCTCATTGTTATGGAGGATGATGCTGCAGTTAAAGGTTACATTAGGGGTAAATTCACACATTTgttccacttttgttttgtttttttcaattattattattattattattattattttatttttatttatttattttttttacaaaatatcctacaaaaaaacccaaaacaaatatGAAGTTTATGTATAAAATCTTGCAGTAAACTCTTCTGATTTTTCTGTGATGACGACACTCACAGTTACTTTGGACATATATATGTCTTCATTAAGTACATTATCAGCAACAAAATCTTTCTCATCACTCCTGCTCATCTCGCTCCTCCTCCGACATTCCTTAGGgataaagaaaaccaaacctGAATAACCCCCTTTTCATGCATTTTCCCCTCCCTTTCTCCATTTAGTATAAATCTCTGTCCTCATCAACGTCCCCATAAAGATCATCTGGAAGAGAAGAAACTCCAGGCTTTCACAGGAAGAATTTTCTTTTCGTCTTTGAGCTAAAACTCAGACTCAAATCAACCAACTGAGATGGGGAAGGTTATTCTTTCAATTGTTGCAGTTGTTGCATGCTTGGCTGCTGGTGAGTATCTGAGACGTGATTTGATCGTTGCTCAAAGTTAAATACATTgtgtgcaaaacacaaaatcttacaaagtatttttggtctagtttctactgcaagtATCTTAGCaaacttgaaaaaaatcaaaactaacttgcaagtacaTTTTTAGccagaaataggagcttgttttaagtcaataattcctaaaGATTGATGGAAAAGTGCTAGctccattgacagattatttcacttatgacatgggaaaaatgtcttgttataagtttaataatctgccaatgaaagaagtacattttaaagtcaatattaaggaattatagacttaaaacaagctcctatttcttgctaaaaaatacttgtaagtcagttttgtcttatttcaagtgtactaaggtatttgctctaaaaactagactaaaaatgcttgctaagattttgtttttgcagtgtatttgagaaaaaatacttgtaagtcagttttgtcttatttcaagtgcactaaggtATTTGCTCtaaaaactagactaaaaatgcttgctaagattttgtttttgcagtgtatttgaGCCTAAACATCATTTATGAGAAAACGTTTCTTAACATGTTAACATTTAGCAtcaacattttataaatgttttttttttaggaataatTAGCTTAGTAAGAATAATTAGAGTATCAAAGTATATTTCCAAGAAGTCTTAAGTTTTTTATAAACTCATTTTCACTGGCAAACATCTTAGAATATAAAGGTCAACACATGTTGACAAGGTCAAAAATGCACCTATGTTACTTGTATTAAACAACCCACACCAGCTACATCCAACTTGAGACAGATATCTTTATAACCTGTTTTATTCAAAAGTATTAAAgcctgaaaaacaacaacaacaaaacacgcCTGAAGTAGTCTACAAATCTTTTCATCAGTTGTACACAACATCCATACCTGTTAAAGGTATGGTAATGTggtaatgtaatttttttggtgAGCTTTTTCTGAGGCCAAATAGCAGTGTGTATTCAGTCAGAATCAGAAATTGGTTTTAATTAATAGGCAAAACCCCTATTGATTAGAACCAATAAAATGAAAGTGTCTTGTTTCAACCCAAATTCATTTATgccagaaaagaaaactaatctcaaacactgcaaaaacacaaagtctcacCTAATATTTTACGTCttgttttagtgcaaatatcttagtccacttgaaacaagacaaaactaacttacaggtacgtttttaacaagaaacaggagcttgttttaagtcaataactctttcatgcttatgaaaaaaatattagtttcacAATCAACTGGCACTGCGCTGTTTCCTAGCAACCGTAGCCAAttccagcccgtcacctagcaacccagttctagttccaacggcagatttttttcacaaccatttttccatgttataagtgacaTAATCTGTCAATGTAACTaatacttttccatcaatatgagggagttattgatttaaaacaagcttctatatcttcctgaaaagttacttgtaagttagttttgtcttgtttcaaggGTACTAACATATCTGCAGTAGAAAATtgataaaattttgtgtttttgcactggcAGTACACAAGCAATGTATGCAAAGCATTCCTTTAGTTTGAATCATTTTGCTTTAGTcgagctgaaaacaaatgctgtATATTTATCATGCTTCCTCCTgataaatttactttttgaatgTATTTTCAGTGGAGTCCCTGACCTGCAACAGCTGCATCTTTAGTGTGTTGGGTATCTGCTTGAAGCCGACTACTGACACTTGCTTATCCAACGTGACCCAATGTTACACTAGAACATTGAGTAAGTAGTTGTCTAAAAATCTCCCACGGCGTAGCAATTGTAGTTGAACTGTTTGCATTTCTGGCAGTCAGGCGAGTATTTCCAGTTTCACAAAGTTTCCTAGCAGGAGAGTAAGGTCAAAAAAGAAAGGTTAGGGAggcagaaagaaacattttcagcagaaTAACACCTCTTGTTAAGTATCAATTAGGctatgttcacactgcagcctgaagtgacccaattcgaCCTgcatctgatcttttcatgacagtattaacaaaacagatcagatttttttctaatatgaCCCAGGCCACTTGGGTATCCGATacgtatctgatcttttcatatGTGACCTGAATCTGAACGGCCAGGTCGCATTCATCTTACCTCAACGACATTGATACTtgacaaacgtcactattctgcacaagcgggaagaaaaacaacaaccatggtgGACTATGATGAGGActaagttgttaatgtgctggCTCCGGTcagacaacaacttcaaaatcgtaAGATACAATCCATCATTAGAACCCacgtttacttccgcaaacactgagctattcttcttcttcttggtaaaACTCCTAGCACGCTCTTTACGagtgacgttattgcgccctctactgtgCGGGACACTTTCGGGTTGTTTACTGTTCATCAAAAGACATATATATTTAGAAGTGTGAACAACCACGgcaaaaaaatcagatttgacaaaaaatccGAACTGGGTCACTTCAGGttgcagtgtgaacgtagccttatTGTTCACTGTCTCATCTATCTCAATCATTTCTTTACAGAGTTTCCCACTGTCACCAACTTCACTGGTTTTGTCAATTATGGCTGTGCTACAGACAACACAACCTGTGGTTTAACAACCAGTGACACTTTCGTGTCCGTTTCTTACACACTCAGTAACACCTGCTGTCAGACAGATAAGTGCAACGCCATCACTGTCAGCGGAGCCACAACAACCAAGATGACCTTCACTGCTGCCATCCTTGCCTCTGTGTTGGGAAGCATGTTGTAATGAGATTACAAAACAACTCCCAGCTTGTTCTCTTTAAACTAATTTGTGTAacttagaaattttctacattttatttttaaacaaaaagcctgtttgaaaataaatctttaaagaaaTCAAACACTGACGCAAAACTTGGACTGATTCACAGATGCCAACATCATGGTAGCTAACCAATGAGATGTTTCATAGAAACATTGAGTTTAGGCTTACTTCATGATGATGTTTTGCTTCGTAATTctcaaaaatcaaacttttttcatCTCTGCAGCCTCTTAATTACACGAttgtaaatcaataaaatcagaGTAAAGACGTTTGTTGTGTCCATGAGTCCTTCATCAGCTACACAAGACATGTTTATCTAGTTAACAACTTAAGTCTCATTGAGATTAAGTTTTTCAAGAGAGACCTGACCAACAACAGTAGCAACACAGCAACGACTACAGTACATTTCATAAAACTACAGATATGAAAACATAAGTAAAGTACAATGTGCATAAAATAACAAAGAGCAGACACAcccataaaactaaaaatacaaccttcctgatattttattttacttaataaaacaaaactgatttaacAATTTTTATCAACTTATTTAAGTGAATATAACCAAGAAGTAGCTGTAACTCATTATTCATACTGCAGAGTTTAATAAATCCTGTCTGAAAACtcacttttcaacttttaatttgCATCTCATTGGGACTTTTATGTGATTGTGTTTCCTTATTTTTAGACAGTTTGAGGGCGTCTGTTAGATTTGATCTTATTCATCTCACTCTATCTTTTGCCTCTTCAAATGTTAAACCAACCACTTCCATTGTGTTTAGG from Xiphophorus hellerii strain 12219 chromosome 13, Xiphophorus_hellerii-4.1, whole genome shotgun sequence includes:
- the LOC116730726 gene encoding long neurotoxin OH-57-like, yielding MGKFVFAVVAAVASLVLVESLTCNKCSFSLLGNCLNAVNETCPSNSSVCYTGRATFPSLPDFVGFNIQGCIENTTGCDATTPDTMLGVAYNTKITCCSTESCNPITLSAAPSNKMTFSVAVGAAVLASALGSIL